A region of the Vicia villosa cultivar HV-30 ecotype Madison, WI unplaced genomic scaffold, Vvil1.0 ctg.000881F_1_1, whole genome shotgun sequence genome:
gaatttgagatgagtctcatgggtgagctaaatttcttccttggcctacaaatcaagcaactcagtcatggaacgtttgtgaatcaaactaaatattgtacggagctgctcaaaagatttggaatgagtgaagcaaaggaaattgacacacctatggcaacaaatacaaatctagacaaagatgagaaaagtaaagaggttgacgtgaaattataccgaggtatgataggttcactattgtatcttactgcctcaagaccagacattatgtttagtgtgtgtatgtgtgcaagatatcaatcttgtccaaaagaatctcacttgaaagctgtcaaaagaattctgcgatacttacgtggaactactacatatggcctatggtatccaaaaggaaatgagtgtcatttggtaggattctccgattcagattttgctggctgcaaatccgatagaaaaagcactagtggaacgtgtcatctattctcaaactcattaataagttggcatagtaagaaacaagtatcggttgcattatccactgctgaggcagaatatgtagctgctggaagctgctgtgcacaaatattatggctcaagcaacaacttcttgactttggtattaagcttgatcacatacctatcatgtgtgacaacacaagcgccataaacttgagtaaaaatcctgtcttacactcacgtaccaaacatattgaaataaggcatcactttctacgagatcatgtagagaaaggagacgttacttttgaacatgtagaaagcaagaagcaactagctgacatcttcaccaaacctctagcaacggagcaatatttcaacattcgtagggaattagggatactcgatatctctaatttgggctaattacgtttgttttctcttaatattatttctttactttatgtatatatctatttgtcttgctaacatttttcttagcgtaaaggtagttcatcatcaagccaggcgtcatattgaaaaagcggtaacgtaattgttgttcacttccaaaaatattattgatactataatatgctatcaattaacatgcttatagtgacttcatgcataaaaactgctcctgctcacatatgtgtctcattctatcATTAACcaccttttacctactatactgtacatactagcattattatctatggttctcttgttactctcctattctcctgttttctctttttgatgttgacaaagggggagatagatgctggatgtacgggggagctttgttgagagattgccctgttgagagatagatgctggatgtacgggggagctctgttgagtctttatcaatttactaccaaagcttagacgaatggtttgccatcatcaaaaagggggagtatgtgaatacaagattacactcaaagatgtttttgattcatggcaaacttaaataagcattcaaacaacaagacggaagcagaaaacttaaagaaaagcaagcattgatcactcataggtcaacccattatgtttatatgtttataggttgcctcaacacaagcaaaacaagaagaatgcagaaaaacagcagttaggtcgacctaccatcaacccaggtcgacctaaaatggagaaaaattcatatatccctgctaggtcgactcacacatcatttaggtcgacctaaattgatgaattctacataccagcctgttaggtcgacctacacatcaactaggtcgacctaatctgtgaaaatgtccccagaatgcatcagaagaggattctggtcgacctactccttcaacaggtcgacctaactgggagcaaaattctgcaagctctgttaggtcgacctaagcactacaagtggtcgacctaactgatcaagaaagttcaaaaatcagtttttcttggttctaactgttatgcaatcatatatattgtgcaagggtaattattcaagcaacaccaacgactgaaagatacacaaacgcttctcatcttcgttcttcatcatctccaacacaattacacataatcattcttgcgttgcgggttagtgatgagttcgataacgtccatggaacggaattgaagattcctagtgggtgaaggtttgtggggtttgttggtgaataaaatctgcgggttttgtcctccacgacgggtggttcttgggggtttttatcaagaggcgttcattgaggattcggctgagtgtaacgattgaggaacggggagttcaaggaatcaagacactgcagaagggaatcaaagtgaagctcttggataaccttgatctggctcaagattaagggggaagaagattcaaaggatcgacataattggtttatcgtttatcgctttgttatcttctttgtatatactactttcaacattaatgaaagattacccaatttcaatttggaattgggggcagacgtagtcgtagcgaggacgatcgacgaactgcctaaacaaatatcgtgttcttgtcgcttttactttctcttttactttctgttcataattggttataagtgcaaaattgatcaacgattcaagtgttaaaattgtgaattaaagttctgcacaaacatcacaattcaccacaacttgaatcactatcaatttgaacgtatcaccaagtgtttgtgtttttgcttaatccaatcttactgcattgcaaatcaaagttgtcaatctaggagttaattggttttcagttgttaaacgtattggttagccatcatattacttcaccatcaattccacttactttttggttttgaaacacatacgacctttgcaatagcggtccggaatagacgcaagtcgattcagaaccgctttcgctcgagtcagtagaaaaatccgtaaaaacttagtgagatctattcacccccccctctagatctttaggccagcgtctaacaggaaGGACCCCAGAGATCAGTGTAGACTAACTCAAAAGGTTTGCTATAAGTATTCAATGACATAAGAGAGTGCAGTCTATGAGACTTCCCTAAACAACATGGTTTGCAGAAATCATGAGAGTTTTTATTATGTATAGGTATATTACACAATTTGAGAATGCTTTTGACAGTATTAAAATTGGCATGTGCAAGTCTACAATGCCATAGTACATCAGAATTAACTATACTACTTGAATAGGAAACAACAGATGAAATTTTTTGACTAATGGAGTGAACAGCAGACCTGTCTTTATTCAAAGTGAGATTGGGGAAACAGTAAAGGCCATTGGATTCCATAAAACCTTCAAGAAGGACTTCCTTAGAACCCTGGGATTTGACATAACATTtattagaaaaaaattcaaataggacATGATTATCAATGGAAAATTTTGAGACTGACAACAGATTTTTGGTTATAGCAGGGAGATGTAAGATATCATTAAGCACTAGCTTTTTTTTGAGATATGAGGTGCCTATGGTTTTGATAATCAAGCTTTGGCCATTCCCTATATGAACCTGACACTTTTATGTATATGGCTTACTATTGTATAAACATGATGTAAAAGGAGTAAGATGATGAGATGCACCTGAATCTGAAAACCATGCTTGAGAGTCAAGATCAGATGGTAGAGAGTACTCCTGAGTGTATGCAGTTGGTTGTTGTGCAGACACTGTCATGGCCATTGCTGCAGATTCTGATTGGGAGGCTCCTTCTCCTTTGGACTCTTTTCTATTCTGAGTTCCATTTGCTTGTGACTGGGGTTTATGAGGGCTGAACATTCATCATACCTATGCCAGCAGTTCATTACAACATGGCCAAGTTTCTCACATAGTTGACATAATGGTCTATTGCCTTGAGGAAAGCATCCTCTGCCACACCCTCTGCCCCTAAAGCCACGACCTCTGCCCCTTGCCTGGTTGAAACTTCCATTAGACTCACTAGTGTGTGCCACATTTGCAGAGATTTGTGCCATAGCTAGTTCTTGGCAAAATTTATCAAGTTGTGCTTCTTGTACGTATAGTAAAGCTTCCACAACACATAGAGAAAGAGCTTCAGTGTTCCCATACATTTGCATCACAAATGGATTGTATTCTTCTGGTAATCCATTGAGGATTGAATCAATTTGATCCTGCTCAAAAATTGAATCACCAACCGCAAGAAGCAAGTTTGCAATAGCCTTGATTCGAAGCACGAATTCAGTGATTGAGTGATTACCTTTCTTGGTGGATTTGAGTTCCACTCTTAGCTAACAAACCCTAGCTCGCATTTGAGCATTGAAGAACTTGTGAATCTTGTCCCAGAATTCATACGAATGCTTGCAAGATAGCACTCGAGGCAGCACGAATTCAGAGATTGTCGAAAGAAGCCAGATGAACAAAGCTTGATCTTGAACAATCCAAGATTCATACTCAGCGGAGACAATGTTCTGGAGACGATGTTGATCAGTCTTGAACTTCGCCGGAATTTGAGGATTCACAACGAATTTGTGCATTTTCTGAGTCAAGATCACACCTTAAACCTGTTGATTCCATAGCAAGTAGTTATTGTCTTTAAGCTGAATCGAGAGTTTTGGTCCATAGGTGTTATCGGAGTTTGGATTGAAGAAGCTCGATTGAGAATCTCGAAGCTCTGTTTGGGAACCAGAGTCAGCCATGGTTGAGGTGACGAAAGCTTAGGGATTTGATCTGtgtggaagaagaagatgatgaaggaaaGCGTGGTTTAGATCTGAACCacttctgataccatattagaattAAAGGAGTGCAGAATAGAAAAGGAAAGTATTATGCATTATGTTTTCAATCATTGAGTTACTGTTACATTGAGAACTATATATATACAACATATAAAACTCTGCCTTACAACTACATTATCTATGACCTAAAATAGTAAATGAATACATTTAGGAAAGTTATACTAGTAATATAGTAATATAGTAGTTTATatagattaataatatatttaaatttattataaatgacctaaaataaataatttcaagGTAGACTAGTTTGTATAAGTAATTATACTAGCAACTATTTTTCAATGAATAATCAATGAATTGAATATtttccaaataaataaaataaaatattttgataaaacatTTATGAGGTTTATATACTATTACAAAATATATATTCCAAGATAATGTTTTTATTGCCTAACAAATAACCGATGTATATTTTCTAGATGTACaatgtttaattgtttttttaatataatccaTTTTTTCGGTTTTATTGATAATCTAGAGAATATATCTATCAAGGACCTCGCCTCGAATACTAGTTACTgcatttactattttttatttatcttcAATTGGCTTAGGGAAGCgttacattattttaattgcgtctttctttttttatttactattttaaattaCGAAATTAATTTTTGTTGGACGAAATTAATCTTTCACTTTTAAAATTAAGGATTAAATTGAACCTGCGATGTAAAGgtaagggaccaaaaagagtattttgcttttatttttttaaaaaaaattctattccCCCGGTTAGCACCGGTATCTGACATGTAAGTTCTTTTGCATGTAAACTTCACATAACAAgactataaatttttatttatctttcCACGCGTGTTTTATCTTCATTCTCCTGCGAAACAAAATGCCataacatatttctcttataAAAACTAACCCTGGATgattttcatcttcatcaaaacgccataacatatttttaaaataaaatttcatcaTCGCTTTTGAAACATCATCTCTTCCAACACACATACGTGTTTGAACATCAACTCTTCCAACACACGTACGTTTTCTCCCTTCAATCGTCGTTAATGCCATTGAACAAACCTTGAAACAGAAGAAAGAAAACCAAACTCGAATGGAGCTTTCTCAACCATTGTCGTACCTTATACATTACCTTTTCGGTATgctatacactttatctatgcACATAACTTAGAAATGTTAGTTTTTGTTGTTGTGAATTGCTTATTGCTTATATAGTATGTTGAGAAGTTATTCTGATTATGTTTATAAAAAATGGAAATAAGGTTTTCTCTTTTAGCATTGTTGTTGACAAAAATCTATTTGTAACATGAGTAATAAAGTTTATGTACATGAGTTAAGTAAAATAGATTTTGTTTGTGTAAAGTTAAATGTTATTAGGCTATTCTAATGAAAGGCTCTTATGAATCACATATTTAGTGTCTTTGTAGATTtgtgttaaataaaatatttattgtcCTTTTTGTTTAAACAAAGATGGGTGAATCAACCAACATCTCTCCTACAACCTCCACCTATCATACAACTACATATACTAAGACTAAAAGTACAAAAAAATTTAGAGGTGCCACGATGATGACCAAATTGTCAAAATCCCGTGAAAACTATATTGGTACTTGATtgatttttgtctaaaaattgatAAGGTTTATGGTAAAAATGCTGAGAGTTTAAAGAGTTAAAAGATAGAAGCAAAGTTAACATTTCGATagattattggaatgatgtttttggagcattgaaaaataaaatatgggttaatattattgaatttattttaaattttatgatttattttaccACTAAGGTTTGCCTAAGTTTAGAGTTTGCTAGTTTTGAGATTTTGACCTAGTCCccccctttttttccttttccactAATATATTTCTTGGGCCTTTCCCTTTTTCGGAAAAAAAACCTCTTTAGATAAATATATGAAGTGTTTAATATTCGAGAAAAAGATAAGCTGCAAAAGAAATGAGTTTCATATGTTGGTAAGTGTCAGAGGAGCTTTAAGACATAACTTACAAGTGATTATATTACACATCCATAGGATAACTTAAAGCCTCCATATAAGAAGTATAAGTTAATTTATTAGAAATGACAGTTGGGAGATGTTTTTCAAGTCTCATAGCACTCTTGAATTATTGGCTAAGAGTCGAAGAGGAAAAGAGAATAGGGCAAGAAATATCTATCCACATAGATTGCCTCATGGAAGATATGATAAACTGGAACAAATAATGATTAAAGAAAAAGGAAACAAAGAGAACTAGAGTTGGAATATCCTTCTAGAAGCCTTGATTGCAGTTCATCTCTACTATCATGCCATGAGAAATGAAGGAGAGCACGTCAAAGACCAGGAGGCGAGTTCACATCAGAGGCTACACGCGAAGTTGCTGAAAAGATTATAAGTAGATACTTTTTTCAATATTACTTATTTGTGTTAATTAAATTTAGTAAAGATAAAATTTTATTTGTGTAGGATTTGGTTGTTGAAAAATCCAAAGATGGCACATTTTGTTTCACAAGAACGTCGTGACACATTGGCATAATCGATTGGGACAGTGGAGCAAGGTGGGTGTGTTTGTGGTCTTTGAAGAGGCGTCGGGCTTGAGGATAGTTTTTAGATCATCGCCAAAGATTAACAAAGTAATGCGCACAAAAGAAATTGAAGAACCAATTGATGAAAGGGTAGGTGAAAGGATACAAGATGAATTAGAAAAGAAGCTGGAAAAGTTGACTCATGACGTGTGAAAGACAGTGACTCATGAGGAACGAGAGATGGTGCATCAAGAGGAGTGAGAGAGGTTGATCCAAGAAGTGCAGAAGGAGGTGATCTAGGAGGAGCAGGAGATGATGCATCGGGAGGAGTGAGAGAAGTTGACCAAGGATAAGCGGAGAAGGTGACTGAGGTTGTCAAGAAGAAGGGTACCCGGGATGTGATTAAGGTAAGTATGAGtttgatttaaaaaatttgtgttatgtgttgttgttgtatatgtatttaaatttatgtattgtcactactacaaataatacattttatgacaATTATTTCACCTCATTTAACGAAAAATTGAGGTATAATTTTTGGATGCACcgtgtttttttcttttaaaaataaaaaatcgattaagttggttttagtttaaAATCGAGGGGTAAACTAATTCAGAGTGCACGCTTCGAATTCCAACAAATTCAGTTTaagtttttatttcataaaagTGGCGTCTTcctacatattttatttttaatccaaaaaaagCCACTTTTCACCTCGGTTATGTTAATCAACCGAAGTGAAATTGTTTGCTCTGATATATATAACTTACCTTGTAGCTTTCAGTTTCACTCGCCTAAAACTAAAACAATACACACAAAAGCCTAATGAAGATCCCTACAAAACGAGAACCCTAAACACATATCATCCTCCATATAACGATGATGTGTTTAGGGATCTTGTTCGATACTTACCATAAATGAAATACCCAAATTATTTCTTTTACTTCTTCTTCACGTATCTGGTACGTCAAACATCATTACACAAGTTACTTTaatgtttttgttattgtttttattttgttgttgttatcaTCGCCGTCATTGTTGTTGTCGTTAATTGTTGAGATGCGAAATCTTAGAGgcttaatattgttgttgtttttaaatTGAGATTGATGTTATagatttattattgattttgttgtagttttgtcgttgttgttgtttaaaCTAATATTAATCTTTTAGgtttattgttgatgttgttgtagtttttgaattgttatttaatgtaagttgttgttttcgAGTTGTtgatgttattattgttgttgtttttttagtTGTTATACTTTtcaaattatgaaaaattatatGTTATAGTTTAGTTGTTATCGAGTTTGAGTTTGAGATTGATATTGAAATTATGTCTTGTGATTCTTTGTGTCGAGTTTATCTTATTCCATTGAACATCTCAAAAGCACATTATAGTGAGAGAAGTTAAAATAATACtacttaaaattaataataattaaatttttttcaatttctaaaaaataataatttaaaaatccaTTAATATAAATAACATATTGACAAACCACGTGTATCTCATGGATGTTCTATCGTACACATGTATTGGCAAACCTCGTGTATCACATGCATTGCAACAGATGGATCATATCACAATTTATATGATTGAATGTTAGATTTTATcaccaataataataaaattactaTAGAGTCTCCAAATATttatctataaatatctcaaaatccTTTAGATATAACCTTCATACTCTACATAGCTCACCAAAACCTCTTTTTCaaagttttcttttcttttctatcGATGGCAGAGGAAAAACAACAAGGAACTAAGTCAACTAACCCTTCCTTGGAACAGCCAAGTGAGATATAATTGATGGttcatttagatttttttttttttttggttgaaaATTATTCAAACAacgtaatatttatatattaatatttttttctctttttgaagGTTCTGCAAAAACAAGTTGGCCTGAGCTGGTTGGTGTGACTGCAGATGAAGCTGAGAAGAAGATAAAGGAAGAGATGCCTGAGGCTAGAATTCAAGTGGTGCCTCCTAATACTCCTGTTACTTATGATTACAGACTCGATCGAGTTCGATTATTTGTGGATGAATCTAGTAAGGTCATTGAGACTCCAACCATTGGCTAATATTACATCAACTCAATGTCAAGGAGAGGAGATATACTAGTAGTTATGAAGCTTGTGATGTTGTTTGAAgaataaatgtaatttttttttagtatGTGTGTGGAACATGTCTTTTTCTCTTCAATAATATATCTCCTTCAAAATTATTATGTGGTTTTAATTTTTGGTTAATTAGATTAGAAGTTTAATACAAATTTATAGTAGGTATAAAtttgttttggatttttaaaCTAAGACTTagcttaatttataaattaattaaaatattgataggttaaatatttttaatcagaGTGACATGCTCTGTGTAAATAATTTTACACTAGTgtctaataaaaaattaacaaattgtCGTATTATCTAAATAATTCTAAGGTatagaaaaaaattaacaaaatacattatttttttacctcaaatgagcctctaatttgattttattatatagGCACACACTTTAATGAATTCACTTTTTGTTTACAtatgttgattttaattttacaaaataaaaacttatagtacattcatcatcattcatttactagattaaaaaataataaacttttttCATGTATTTACATTTAAACaacttattatatataaaatttagagTAGTGTTGGAGAAGAAATACAAAAATGCAtacatgttattattttatagtaaaattttaaacttattttaaattattttcattatctcttattttcatttttaagagATAGTGATTGTAATGaatggtttaaatttatttttctataatttaattgataaaatgaAATCagtcttataaaaataaaatttaagttttatataaatcaattgtaaaataattattaatatctaaattattaataatttcatttcctatttttggttaaaaataataattttaaaaactataAACAAAATATTGGCAAACCTCGCGTATCACATGGATACTATCTCGTACACCAAATATATGGTCCAAAGTTAATATACCTTGCACCACCAAAAATTGAGGCATGTGTTTGGCATTGTAACACCTGGATAACACTTAATTCTATATGAATAGATGTTAGATTCTATATCCAATAAAATCTACAAAGCTCACCAAAAGATCCATTTTTTAAAGTTCTCTATTTTGCTTATTGATGGCAGAGAAAAAACAAGGACAAGAAACTAATATTTGTAGGGAGTAGTCAAGTTGTTGAAATAAGCAACTATAAGAGTGTTGAATTTGAAGGTAGAtagggagagaaagagagagaataatTATTCAGGGTGAAAATATGATCATTAACTCTCACCTCTCTCTAACTTAGTACTCACATCAGAGGCATGGACAAAAGCAAAGAAACTGAGGGATGGAAGGAAGCAAGGATTCACAAACATGGAAAACGACATGAGAAGAAAGGAAGCCTGGAAACAGGAGGAAGAAGGGAAGTCTGGAAAACGACAAAAACAACGTTCTTCGTCACTGAGTTTAATGATAAATGGGAGGCCAGAGATCTGTATCACGAATTCAAGGAGTTAGGCGATATCGATGAGGTGTTCATACCCAACAAGAAAACTAGATGGGGAAAGAAGTATGGGTTCGTAAGGTTCTTTAATGTAGGGGATGAAAGGAGGCTGGAGATGAAACTTGATAATATTTTCCTAGATGGAAGGAAGATCTTTGCCAATTTACCCAAGTTTGGTCGTAGGCCAAATCAAAACTTCACATACCGAACCAAATCCCGTGGTGTTCAGGAGGACTCTGTAATTgctcaagcaaaagctaagaaaaaGGATATCAGTGGTATCAAGGGATTCAGGAAGGGTGTAACTTTTGCGGAGGTTTTAAAGGGAGAAACTTCCACCAAAGTATTGGAGTATCTCCTTGAGAGTGAAATTATGAACAGATTATTGAACACGTACGTGGGGGAGGTTGTAAATCTGGGATCGACGTTCAACATGCAAGCACAGTTCTTCGCTGAAGGTTTTTTCTCGAAAAAAAGCATCGCTATCGGTGCAAACTTGTGTTTACTCGAGTATGAAGATGAAGGGGTATTGAGGGAACTGGTGGATGGTGGAAATACCTGGCTTGGGCAGTGGTTCAAGGAGGTTAGAGTATGGAGTCCAAGAGAGGTTGACAAGGAGAGAGTGATGTGGATGAGGGTTAACGGTGTTCCGTGTCAGGTGTGAAATTACAGTTTTTTTTACCTCTCTCAGAACTTAGGCACTCTAATGCAAGAGGATGAAGTTACTAAGAACAGGACTAGAATGGATGTGGCTAGAATTCTCATTCGCACCAAAACAATATTAGAGTCATGGTTCGAttcctaggggggattattgattaagccggtaacatgctcggttggccgacacggttgatgcgtgcagcggatatcggggtgttacacaacCCATCCAAAGAGAAGGTATGCACTTATTACAGAAAAATGGCCACGCGGTAGATGCTTGCAATAGAAAACATGGGTATCCATCCACCAGGATATGGAGCTTCTCGGGGAAATTCCTCAACCAACAATGTTGGGCATGATGCTCAAGAAGTTGGTGCATAAATGAAGATAAAAACTAATGAATGAAGCATTGCCATCACCAAAGATCAATTCAATACACTGATTGATTTACTTGAAAGGAACAATATGGATGGAGCCAAGCATGCAACAAATATGGTGAGAGGAGAGTGTAGCGGCTGCTATTCTGCAGGAGCAGCAGGTAAATAACCTAACCATGATAATCAAACCAAATTTTATGATTGCAAATGGATCTTAGACACATGAGCCACGTACCATATTTGCAACTCTATATAGTGGTATATATCATGTAGTGAATTAGTTCCCCCTATATTTGTTAATTTACCAAATGGAACCAATATTCAAGCTCACAAAGCTGGAAGAATCAAATTAGATGATAACCTAGTCTTGGAGAAGGTCCTTTATTTGTCAGGATTTAACATTAATGTCATATTTATATCATGATTATCTGAGAAAAACAATTGTGCCAAAATGTTTGAAGATGATTCTTGCATTACATGCGTGTTACAATGTTGATTGTTGTGAATCAATTGATAGCATTATAAGTATGATTCTATATGTATGTGGGGACTAATATGATAGAACTACATAATAGCTTACATATATGATTATGAAATTCTAGCATGATAAACATGTTTGAGTAAGTGAAACATTGGAATGAGTATCCTTGGATGCTTGCTTGGCCATATTCACCTGTACGCTTGATTCAATAGAAATGTATACCATGAATCCATGTATAGATAGTTAGTATCATAATATGCTATCATACAATAGATTGCATGACATGTTGAATACATTGACTTATTCATGACTGATTTACTTGGTTTGTTGAAATGATGAATCTTGTGAGTCAACTTGATGAATGCATTTGGTGAATTGTATATATGTGGATACATTAGGCTAATTCATTTTTAGATGGATAGAAATGATGTTATTTTATTGTTTGAATGAATATACATGCTTGCGGTTGGCTGAATTGAAATAGAGGTACTAGGTCTAAATAAACTTGGATTGGGATGAAACCAATTGGGTTTGAAAGATAATTAGAAGTAAACTTTATACTGGAAAGTTTCATAATTTTATCATGTAATGTGTAACTATGGTATTAATATGaagttttatatatattttttagaatgcATACATAAAATGCTTTCGTAATAGAAATTACCTGGTGAGCGGACCCTAGGATCAGTGTTATCCGAAATAGGGAACTGTTTAGAACTGAAAATATGAAACGTTGGTACTACCCAGTACACCCTAATTCTGAGGTAATGGAATCAAGGGAGGGAAAGTTGGGAGCGTCCGACTAATGGTAATGTGTAGCTTGAAACAGTAAGCCCCATTAGATGGAAGGTAAGAGAACACTAGATACCGCCTTGCTAGGCTAGTTCTGAGGGAAGGCGGCAGATGATTTCTGGAAACCACCTTATAGGACTTACTCATATTAGAAGGAGCAAAAACTTCTCTAAAACCTTGCCACAATGGGTCGTAAGGTCGATATTCAACAGCGTTGAAAACACTAGTTGGGCTAGAGGTTTGTCAAAGGCTTCGACGTGATAAATTCTTGGCTCTTATTTTTCTACATGGCTCGTACGTTTATGTTATTAGCTTATATGTTATTTTAAAGCCTAT
Encoded here:
- the LOC131631902 gene encoding uncharacterized protein LOC131631902: MDKSKETEGWKEARIHKHGKRHEKKGSLETGGRREVWKTTKTTFFVTEFNDKWEARDLYHEFKELGDIDEVFIPNKKTRWGKKYGFVRFFNVGDERRLEMKLDNIFLDGRKIFANLPKFGRRPNQNFTYRTKSRGVQEDSVIAQAKAKKKDISGIKGFRKGVTFAEVLKGETSTKVLEYLLESEIMNRLLNTYVGEVVNLGSTFNMQAQFFAEGFFSKKSIAIGANLCLLEYEDEGVLRELVDGGNTWLGQWFKEVRVWSPREVDKERVMWMRVNGVPCQV
- the LOC131631896 gene encoding subtilisin inhibitor-like; this translates as MAEEKQQGTKSTNPSLEQPSSAKTSWPELVGVTADEAEKKIKEEMPEARIQVVPPNTPVTYDYRLDRVRLFVDESSKVIETPTIG